A single window of Dendropsophus ebraccatus isolate aDenEbr1 chromosome 5, aDenEbr1.pat, whole genome shotgun sequence DNA harbors:
- the LIMA1 gene encoding LIM domain and actin-binding protein 1 isoform X1, with amino-acid sequence MDSSGFRRGQWASQSLRVTARELSLVKPKNAALMERFSKYQKAAEEASQDKKRTNTETLPSSFNRGSLSVLRKKWEIPGPVARTEIKHSSSFAVRQRVSSPKTETVPADRSEVETTKVRSPVQEQSRFRYPSASEPHSSSTGVENMDQDLESATLDTPEPSPKIEKFNVPLNSLKMMFEKGEAANHKHPQREPGKINVGRLNAENHFASEDPDASFSEKSHSIGSPDVSPTKLTSQTSLEISHVLETASLKDRMAKYQAALTKQTKPASPTNDMKSIWNDVKSEHKENVPPSPARSSTSESEKRSVSENSSSAPRSLADSNGKSEDEVQRPSSSPGYNPQTRALNQLETTPPKVIKKFQPPPREICFGCQKTVYPMERLFANQQVYHNSCFRCHHCSTKLSLGSYASLHGNAYCKPHFNQLFKSKGNYDEGFGHKPHKELWEIKRDASEDKENIVQQSNTTDDPGSPVVEEAPIAKVGVLAASMEAKSSSNAHEREKQVETKKLRIAWPPPTESSSSGGTLEENVKVFKPKWPPSEEFLKMETEEDSDLKKLRRSSSLKERSRPFTLSVAKPVVTKTRKDSESSTGSPPLLRKRDSLKRLDDLEVVLDHKKPEDEKAKAVPDEVNMLPITTKAKDETPSNAEDKSFLDNGDNSEMEVSKQQLSPEESTHSTHSSVEDLVSMSKELSPTLNRRSQDNGYFEGEDDVEELSVEEQIKRNRYYDDEDDGDD; translated from the exons ATATCAGAAAGCGGCTGAAGAAGCCAGCCAGGATAAGAAGAGAACT AACACAGAAACTCTTCCGTCCTCTTTTAATCGAGGGTCCCTGAGCGTGTTAAGGAAGAAGTGGGAGATCCCAGGTCCCGTTGCTCGGACAGAAATTAAGCACAGTAGCAGCTTTGCCGTAAGGCAGAGAGTCAGCAGTCCTAAGACTGAAACAGTCCCAGCTGACCGCTCGGAGGTCGAAACCACCAAGGTCCGTTCTCCAGTGCAGGAACAAAGCCGCTTTCGCTATCCCAGTGCCTCAGAACCTCATTCTTCCTCCACTGGGGTCGAAAACATGGATCAAGATTTGGAATCTGCAACATTGGACACCCCTGAACCTTCTCCTAAGATTGAGAAGTTCAATGTCCCTCTAAACAGCCTGAAGATGATGTTTGAGAAGGGTGAAGCTGCCAACCACAAG CATCCTCAACGTGAACCAGGGAAGATAAATGTTGGGAGACTAAATGCTGAAAACCATTTCGCAAGTGAAGACCCTGATGCCAGCTTCTCTGAGAAAA GTCATTCTATCGGTTCTCCTGATGTCAGTCCCACTAAACTCACCTCTCAGACAAGTCTTGAAATATCTCATGTCCTGGAAACAGCCTCCCTTAAGGACAGAATGGCTAAATACCAAGCTGCTCTAACCAAACAGACCAAGCCCGCCTCTCCTACA AATGACATGAAATCAATTTGGAACGATGTGAAGTCTGAGCATAAGGAGAATGTTCCTCCTAGTCCGGCACGCTCCAGCACTTCTGAGAGTGAAAAG AGATCAGTAAGTGAAAACAGTTCTTCTGCACCCCGCAGCTTGGCAGATAGCAATG GAAAGTCAGAGGATGAGGTCCAGAGACCCAGTAGTTCTCCCGGTTACAACCCACAAACAAGAGCGCTAAACCAGCTGGAGACCACTCCTCCCAAAGTTATTAAG AAGTTTCAGCCACCCCCAAGAGAGATCTGCTTTGGGTGTCAGAAGACTGTCTACCCTATGGAACGTCTTTTCGCCAACCAGCAAGTGTATCACAACAGTTGCTTCCGCTGCCATCACTGCTCTACAAAACTCAG TCTTGGGAGCTACGCCTCACTGCATGGAAATGCATATTGCAAACCTCACTTCAACCAGCTTTTCAAGTCCAAGGGGAACTATGATGAGGGTTTTGGCCACAAACCACACAAAGAACTGTGGGAAATCAAGAGAGATGCCAGTGAGGACAAAGAGAATATTGTCCAGCAGAGTAATACCACTGATGACCCTGGCAGCCCTGTTGTAGAAGAAGCACCAATTGCCAAAGTTGGTGTCTTGGCTGCATCCATGGAAGCAAAGTCTTCTAGTAATGCACATGAGCGAGAAAAACAAGTTGAGACCAAAAAGTTGAGAATTGCTTGGCCGCCACCCACAGAATCGTCAAGTTCAGGTGGTACGTTGGAGGAGAACGTTAAAGTTTTCAAGCCAAAATGGCCACCAAGTGAAGAGTTTCTGAAAATGGAAACTGAAGAAGATTCTGACTTGAAGAAGCTTAGGAGAAGTTCCTCCCTCAAAGAACGCAGCCGTCCCTTTACACTTAGTGTAGCTAAACCAGTTGTCACCAAAACCAGGAAGGATTCAGAAAGCTCAACTGGGTCACCACCATTATTACGAAAGCGCGATTCCCTCAAACGTTTGGATGATCTGGAGGTAGTTCTTGACCATAAGAAACCAGAGGATGAAAAGGCCAAAGCTGTCCCAGATGAGGTtaacatgttgcccataaccactaaaGCTAAGGATGAAACTCCTTCAAACGCCGAAGATAAGAGCTTCTTAGATAATGGGGACAATTCTGAAATGGAGGTTTCCAAACAGCAACTCTCCCCAGAGGAATCTACCCATTCTACACACTCAAGTGTGGAAGATCTAGTCTCAATGTCCAAGGAGCTTTCTCCAACTCTGAATCGAAGATCTCAAGACAATGGCTACTTTgaaggagaagatgatgtggAAGAACTAAGCGTAGAAGAACAGATCAAGAGAAATCGTTATtacgatgatgaagatgatggggACGATTAA
- the LIMA1 gene encoding LIM domain and actin-binding protein 1 isoform X2 has protein sequence MDSSGFRRGQWASQSLRVTARELSLVKPKNAALMERFSKYQKAAEEASQDKKRTHPQREPGKINVGRLNAENHFASEDPDASFSEKSHSIGSPDVSPTKLTSQTSLEISHVLETASLKDRMAKYQAALTKQTKPASPTNDMKSIWNDVKSEHKENVPPSPARSSTSESEKRSVSENSSSAPRSLADSNGKSEDEVQRPSSSPGYNPQTRALNQLETTPPKVIKKFQPPPREICFGCQKTVYPMERLFANQQVYHNSCFRCHHCSTKLSLGSYASLHGNAYCKPHFNQLFKSKGNYDEGFGHKPHKELWEIKRDASEDKENIVQQSNTTDDPGSPVVEEAPIAKVGVLAASMEAKSSSNAHEREKQVETKKLRIAWPPPTESSSSGGTLEENVKVFKPKWPPSEEFLKMETEEDSDLKKLRRSSSLKERSRPFTLSVAKPVVTKTRKDSESSTGSPPLLRKRDSLKRLDDLEVVLDHKKPEDEKAKAVPDEVNMLPITTKAKDETPSNAEDKSFLDNGDNSEMEVSKQQLSPEESTHSTHSSVEDLVSMSKELSPTLNRRSQDNGYFEGEDDVEELSVEEQIKRNRYYDDEDDGDD, from the exons ATATCAGAAAGCGGCTGAAGAAGCCAGCCAGGATAAGAAGAGAACT CATCCTCAACGTGAACCAGGGAAGATAAATGTTGGGAGACTAAATGCTGAAAACCATTTCGCAAGTGAAGACCCTGATGCCAGCTTCTCTGAGAAAA GTCATTCTATCGGTTCTCCTGATGTCAGTCCCACTAAACTCACCTCTCAGACAAGTCTTGAAATATCTCATGTCCTGGAAACAGCCTCCCTTAAGGACAGAATGGCTAAATACCAAGCTGCTCTAACCAAACAGACCAAGCCCGCCTCTCCTACA AATGACATGAAATCAATTTGGAACGATGTGAAGTCTGAGCATAAGGAGAATGTTCCTCCTAGTCCGGCACGCTCCAGCACTTCTGAGAGTGAAAAG AGATCAGTAAGTGAAAACAGTTCTTCTGCACCCCGCAGCTTGGCAGATAGCAATG GAAAGTCAGAGGATGAGGTCCAGAGACCCAGTAGTTCTCCCGGTTACAACCCACAAACAAGAGCGCTAAACCAGCTGGAGACCACTCCTCCCAAAGTTATTAAG AAGTTTCAGCCACCCCCAAGAGAGATCTGCTTTGGGTGTCAGAAGACTGTCTACCCTATGGAACGTCTTTTCGCCAACCAGCAAGTGTATCACAACAGTTGCTTCCGCTGCCATCACTGCTCTACAAAACTCAG TCTTGGGAGCTACGCCTCACTGCATGGAAATGCATATTGCAAACCTCACTTCAACCAGCTTTTCAAGTCCAAGGGGAACTATGATGAGGGTTTTGGCCACAAACCACACAAAGAACTGTGGGAAATCAAGAGAGATGCCAGTGAGGACAAAGAGAATATTGTCCAGCAGAGTAATACCACTGATGACCCTGGCAGCCCTGTTGTAGAAGAAGCACCAATTGCCAAAGTTGGTGTCTTGGCTGCATCCATGGAAGCAAAGTCTTCTAGTAATGCACATGAGCGAGAAAAACAAGTTGAGACCAAAAAGTTGAGAATTGCTTGGCCGCCACCCACAGAATCGTCAAGTTCAGGTGGTACGTTGGAGGAGAACGTTAAAGTTTTCAAGCCAAAATGGCCACCAAGTGAAGAGTTTCTGAAAATGGAAACTGAAGAAGATTCTGACTTGAAGAAGCTTAGGAGAAGTTCCTCCCTCAAAGAACGCAGCCGTCCCTTTACACTTAGTGTAGCTAAACCAGTTGTCACCAAAACCAGGAAGGATTCAGAAAGCTCAACTGGGTCACCACCATTATTACGAAAGCGCGATTCCCTCAAACGTTTGGATGATCTGGAGGTAGTTCTTGACCATAAGAAACCAGAGGATGAAAAGGCCAAAGCTGTCCCAGATGAGGTtaacatgttgcccataaccactaaaGCTAAGGATGAAACTCCTTCAAACGCCGAAGATAAGAGCTTCTTAGATAATGGGGACAATTCTGAAATGGAGGTTTCCAAACAGCAACTCTCCCCAGAGGAATCTACCCATTCTACACACTCAAGTGTGGAAGATCTAGTCTCAATGTCCAAGGAGCTTTCTCCAACTCTGAATCGAAGATCTCAAGACAATGGCTACTTTgaaggagaagatgatgtggAAGAACTAAGCGTAGAAGAACAGATCAAGAGAAATCGTTATtacgatgatgaagatgatggggACGATTAA